Genomic DNA from Edaphobacter lichenicola:
CGAGATCACATCGTCCTTGCGCGCCAGCACGCCCTTCCAGTTCAACTTGGGCGGCGCCACTTCGATGCCATAACGGTCGGCATGCTTCAGGTGATCCCACAGCTCGGCAGAGAAGAGCATCGACTTGGTGGGAATGCAGCCCCAGAGCAGGCACGTTCCGCCCAGCCGGTCATTCGCATCGATCAGCGCCGCCTTTAGACCATACTGCGACGCGCGAATCGCGCAGGTATATCCGGCGGGTCCACCGCCGAGCACTACAAGATCATAGATTGTATCTGCCAAAGGAACACTCCATAGGATGTAGGGAACTCAAACACTTCAATTTTACGCTCAAGCGATGGGCTATCGACAGAAGGCCCGCGACCACACTTCTCGCGCAGAGGACTGTCGATCGTCAGGAACAGACGAAGACACCTCCTGAATAAATATCGCCGACAGGTAACGAACGAGTGAACTAAAGCGAAATTTCAGCGAAAACGCTTGACAGAGGCTTGATAATCGAACGAGGGAGAATGTTTCGATGGTTAGTAATGTAGCCCGGCTGACGAGCGCACTGCGCAACAGCGTCTTCGAAGAGGAGGCCGATTCGTCCCCTTCACCGGAGACCACGCTTACCGAAAAGATCGACGCGGTACGACGCGATCTGGCCGCAAGCGGGGTAGCCCTCTTCACCGATGACCGAGGCCACCGCTTCCGCATCGTCCGCAAGTCCGCCTAGACCATGAGTGCGCTGGTCGCGGGATTTCTGCTGATCGGCTACCTGCTTGCGCCTGGTGTGATTTACCGCCTTTTCTTCTCTGCCTATATTCCCGCGAGAAGATACCAACGCACCCGCACCGAAGAGGTCGTCTTCTCGCTGCTCGTGACGGTGGCGCCCTTTGTTCTCTCGTGGATCCTGCTGGTTCATACACCTTTGGGCGAGTTGCCGACCCTGACAATCGGACCTCCGAAGGCCGAGGCATACCGCATTGTCTTTCGTTCGCTTCTGCCGGGCCCTGAACTTTCTCCGTCGAATCCACTTATCGCCAGAGTCCATCTGTCGGACGCTTACCTGCGTGCGTTTCTGGAGCAGGGACGTTTTCTCTCCTTGCTGTGGCTCTTCTGCGCGCTGGAGGGATGGGCGTCGGGCCTGATCGTCTCGCGCTACGGCGACTACAGTACCAACCAGCGCATGCACCGACTGCTAAAGCGCTTCTGCGATGACTTTCTGCTTACCTATGTCTCGGAGTGGGAGCTGCTGTTCACCACTCGTTCCCTGCCGCGAAGCCAGCAAGACTTCGACGTCGAGATCGACGCCCTCGCTGCGGGTATTCTCTATCGCGGCAAACTTGTCGACTGGTTTCTCGATCAGGACGGGAAGCTGGAGGGCATCTTCCTTGAACGTGCTGCACGCTACCAGCAGGCAGAGCTCGAACGCGATCGAGAGCGAGGCGCCGAAAAGGCCCGCGAGAGTTACTGGCGCACGATTCCAGGAGCAAAGCTCTATCTCGTGGCGAGTACCATTGCGAACTACAACATTCGCTATGTCCCACCCATGCAACAGGACACTACGCTCGCTCAGCTGCGCGCCCGCTTCGGGGAGGAGGCGATCATCACCCAGCTTCCTCCTGACAGCTTCGACGATCCCATCAACTCGCCTTAGCTTGACGGGATCACCCTGATGAATCGCTTGTTACGCGAGTACTTTCGCCGCATCCTTCGCAAAGTACGTCACGATAAAGTCCGCTCCAGCCCTTCGGATCGACAGCAGAGACTCCATCATCGTCCGCTCGGGCTCCAGCCATCCGCGCTGAAACGCCGCATGCAGCATCGAGTACTCCCCCGAAACCTGATATGCGCCTATCGGCAGATCGTATCGCTCCCGCGCCGCGCGAATCACATCCAGATACGGCATCGCAGGCTTCATCAACAACATATCCGCACCCTCGGCGATGTCCTGATCGATCTCGCGCATCGCTTCACGAAGATTCGCACCATCCATCTGATAGCTGCGACGATCGCCAAACTGCGGAGCCGAGTCAGCCGCCTCGCGGAATGGTCCGTAGAACGCCGATGCGAACTTCGACGCATAGCTCATCACCGGAGTCTGTTCGTGCCCGCCCGCGTCGAGCGCATTTCGAATCGCCTCAACCCGGCCATCCATCATGTCCGAAGGCGCGACAATATCCGCGCCAGCCTTGGCCAATGACGCGGCCGTCTTCGCAATCAGCGCGACACTCGAATCATTCTGAATCTCGTAGTGATCACCATCCCGCGCCACAACTCCGCAGTGGCCATGTGAGGTGTACTCACACAAACAGACATCGGCGATTGTGACCAGTGAATCAAGCGCTCTGTTCTTCTTCAACATTCGCAACGCCTGCTGCACGATGCCGTCCTCGGCCCAGGCGCCGGATGCCTCTTCGTCTTTCTCGGACGGCAGACCGAACAGCAGCAACCCTCCCAACCCAAGCGAGGCACAGGCCTCGGCTTCCTTCAAGGCTTCATCGATCGACAGATTGAAGACCCCGGGCATGGAGCTGATCTCTTTGCGTATTCCTTCACCAGGGCAGATAAAAAGTGGGTAGATCAGCGCACCGGGGTGCAGATGAGTCTCGCGAACCAAAGATCGCATGGCCTCGGTACGGCGCAGACGGCGCAGACGCGTAGCTGGAAAGTTCATATCTCCAGTTTACGTCCACCCTTCAGCTTCGGTCTGCGATCGCGTCGTACTCGAGCCCCGACGCCCCTGGAGCCAATACCCAAAGCGTATAGATCCCCAGTGCTGTGCCGAAGAGTGGCTTCAGCAGAGTCAAGATTCCGACGACGATGGCGAACGTCCTTCCCCAAGGCCGCCTCGTCAAAAGGCTATACCCTACCAGCACCGCCAGCGCAGCCATAACTACAGTATAAGCAGCGATTAGGGGAAACAACGCGCCCATCCACGAGTGCTCGAGGCCAGCATGGTTGTTGAACGGCCAGTCGAACCCGCCGAAGTTGCGGAACGCAAATGCCCGCAGAAAGAACATACCCATCAACCCGCCGATAATCCGGTACGCTCCAAAGACAACCCAAAGCACTCCAAGCGTCTGCAGATTCCGCTGTACCCGGGGAACCGCCATGGGCACCGGCGGCTGCGGATAAGCAGCATAC
This window encodes:
- the hemB gene encoding porphobilinogen synthase, giving the protein MNFPATRLRRLRRTEAMRSLVRETHLHPGALIYPLFICPGEGIRKEISSMPGVFNLSIDEALKEAEACASLGLGGLLLFGLPSEKDEEASGAWAEDGIVQQALRMLKKNRALDSLVTIADVCLCEYTSHGHCGVVARDGDHYEIQNDSSVALIAKTAASLAKAGADIVAPSDMMDGRVEAIRNALDAGGHEQTPVMSYASKFASAFYGPFREAADSAPQFGDRRSYQMDGANLREAMREIDQDIAEGADMLLMKPAMPYLDVIRAARERYDLPIGAYQVSGEYSMLHAAFQRGWLEPERTMMESLLSIRRAGADFIVTYFAKDAAKVLA